A single genomic interval of Mycobacteriales bacterium harbors:
- the greA gene encoding transcription elongation factor GreA, whose product MEKVPMTAQGYRALDEDLKRLKTIERPAVTVAIGEARLHGDLKENAEYHSAKDRQGWIEGQIVQIGDMIARAQVIDVSKLSGTQIKFGATISVIDQKTEKPARYQIVGEHEADVKQGRISITSPIARAMIGKESGDLVEVKSPGGLTAYEVTKVEWI is encoded by the coding sequence ATGGAAAAAGTGCCGATGACCGCTCAGGGCTACCGCGCCCTGGACGAAGACTTGAAGCGGCTGAAGACCATCGAGCGGCCCGCCGTGACCGTGGCGATCGGCGAGGCGCGCCTGCACGGCGACCTGAAGGAGAACGCCGAGTACCATTCCGCCAAGGACCGGCAGGGGTGGATCGAAGGACAGATTGTCCAGATCGGCGACATGATCGCCCGCGCCCAGGTCATCGACGTCAGCAAGCTGTCGGGAACCCAGATCAAGTTCGGCGCCACCATCTCCGTCATCGACCAAAAGACCGAGAAGCCCGCCCGCTACCAGATCGTCGGCGAGCATGAGGCCGACGTGAAGCAGGGCCGCATCTCGATCACCTCCCCCATCGCGCGTGCGATGATCGGCAAGGAGAGCGGCGACCTCGTCGAGGTGAAAAGCCCCGGCGGCCTGACGGCCTACGAGGTCACCAAGGTCGAGTGGATCTGA